A region of Salvia splendens isolate huo1 chromosome 17, SspV2, whole genome shotgun sequence DNA encodes the following proteins:
- the LOC121775003 gene encoding ubiquitin carboxyl-terminal hydrolase 2-like, translating to MGKKVKKKTRSSVKEKLGPSMSPTTVPNDDTSNAETTVDAVVVIKDRGVCSHVDKGINLDKLSAKLRSSESNKCEDCRGNMADRRSKKGQAKPGKKGGTKAIWVCLECGNYACGGIGLPTTPQSHAVRHSKQNHHPLVVHYENHHLLWCFPCGKLVLGENSEDHKEVLTEVVKLLKGQPGEGSTVDVEDVWFGSASVTSAVKSDYSVSTAGKAGYSIRGLGNLGNTCFFNSVMQNLFAINSLRDYFFKLDESVGPLSAAMRKLFLETSNEGGSKGVLNPRSLFGVLCNKSPQFRGYQQHDSHELLRCLLDGMSTEELSFRKHNKSCEVSVKDKTFVDGFFGGKLSSTVSCLECCHASTIYEPFLDLSLPVPTKRPPPKRTQPPLRGKKPKLFPKRSARNFSKASKESNSSPRKSVLDQSIGGNSLALVDSAFSDSTGSCSVALDMGLSADDLSAFQNPDSQPASQAVVEQTISSDAFSWLDYLDPCPISEQGDAASETDDTSAIDDSAKEDVRLQDTSSTAASDSRFESNLEKIAPEIPLGNAKNYDAPEPGAVAQEQNASLQFEDEQSVKPDSDGGITPEGSLTEDRFECDGGKDQSSPSCSQICAEDSNTSCRDNDSSSQNLDPKVMSCQNREADTSSVDVTGADTEVSLAIVGNEQESLDFDGFGDMFNEPEESSGAKSLDNPGSVAKNGVNGNNTSESDADEVDNADAPVTVESCLAFFTKPEFLSKDEHAWQCDNCSRILREQRAKSRKLKNPKSDAVPNSCEDTHPSSDGKTYDTEKSMNSKAEVDPSDGGPLPHNEDSLENGRCKVGNYVVSEINGIEIQSENVELQATSSCPGSSEGSDLSNRGLDPHQRECDSEKDVSMRNELQSVKCETEVSEHEDVDSEKLKVKRDATKSILISKAPAILTIHLKRFSQDVRGRLSKLNGHVSFKESIHLKPYMDPRCSEDNCTPSYRLVGAVEHLGTMRGGHYVAYVRGSPGYGDDGAWYHVSDAYVRQASLDEVLRCEAYILFYERA from the exons ATGGGGAAAAAGGTGAAGAAGAAAACAAGAAGTTCTGTGAAAGAGAAATTGGGTCCCTCGATGTCTCCGACAACAGTTCCCAACGATGACACGAGCAATGCTGAAACAACTGTTGATGCAGTTGTGGTTATCAAAGATAGGGGAGTGTGTTCCCATGTTGATAAAGGTATCAACTTAGACAAACTTTCTGCCAAACTGCGGTCTTCAGAATCAAACAAGTGTGAAGATTGTCGGGGAAATATGGCTGATAGACGATCAAAGAAAGGGCAAGCTAAACCTGGGAAAAAAGGAGGGACGAAAGCAATTTGGGTTTGTTTAGAATGTGGGAATTATGCCTGTGGAGGCATTGGATTGCCAACTACGCCTCAGAGCCACGCTGTCAGGCATTCGAAACAGAACCACCATCCTTTGGTGGTCCATTATGAGAATCATCACTTGCTTTGGTGTTTCCCGTGTGGAAAACTTGTTCTTGGTGAAAATTCAGAAGACCATAAAGAGGTCTTAACCGAGGTTGTGAAATTGCTGAAAGGACAACCGGGTGAAGGATCGACTGTAGATGTTGAGGATGTCTGGTTTGGCAGTGCTAGTGTTACAAGTGCGGTGAAATCAGATTACTCTGTAAGCACCGCTGGGAAAGCTGGCTATTCGATTAGGGGATTGGGTAATTTGGGAAATACTTGTTTCTTCAACTCGGTCATGCAGAATCTATTTGCTATAAATAGCTTGCGTGATTATTTCTTCAAGTTAGATGAATCTGTTGGTCCTCTAAGTGCTGCTATGAGAAAGCTTTTCCTCGAGACCAGCAATGAAGGTGGGTCAAAAGGGGTACTCAATCCTAGATCCTTATTTGGTGTTCTCTGTAACAAGTCTCCACAGTTCAGGGGATATCAGCAACACGATAGTCATGAGCTTCTTAGATGTTTGCTTGATGGCATGTCAACAGAAGAGTTGAGTTTTAGAAAGCACAACAAATCTTGTGAGGTTTCAGTTAAGGATAAGACATTTGTGGATGGTTTCTTTGGTGGAAAACTTTCTAGCACCGTTAGTTGTCTGGAATGTTGCCACGCATCAACTATTTATGAACCGTTTTTGGATCTCTCCTTGCCAGTTCCTACCAAGAGGCCTCCTCCCAAAAGGACCCAACCTCCTCTTCGAGGCAAGAAACCAAAACTGTTTCCAAAGAGAAGCGCCCGGAATTTCTCCAAGGCTAGCAAAGAATCAAATAGTTCACCAAGAAAAAGTGTTCTTGACCAATCAATCGGTGGCAACTCCCTTGCATTGGTTGATTCGGCATTTTCAGATTCCACTGGTTCCTGCAGTGTAGCTCTTGATATGGGTTTATCTGCCGATGATCTTTCTGCTTTCCAGAATCCTGATAGCCAGCCAGCGAGTCAAGCAGTTGTAGAGCAGACAATCTCTTCTGATGCCTTTTCATGGTTAGATTACCTTGATCCGTGTCCGATATCAGAACAGGGTGATGCTGCCTCGGAAACTGATGATACTTCAGCAATCGATGATTCTGCAAAAGAAGATGTTCGACTGCAGGATACCTCATCGACTGCTGCATCAGATTCTAGGTTTGAGAGTAATTTAGAAAAAATAGCTCCAGAAATCCCCTTAGGCAATGCCAAAAACTATGATGCCCCTGAGCCGGGTGCTGTAGCCCAAGAACAGAATGCTTCTCTCCAGTTTGAGGATGAGCAAAGTGTTAAACCTGATTCTGATGGAGGTATTACGCCTGAAGGTTCTCTTACTGAGGACCGTTTTGAGTGTGATGGTGGTAAAGATCAGAGCTCTCCTTCATGCAGTCAAATTTGTGCAGAAGATTCAAATACTTCATGTAGGGATAACGATAGTTCGTCACAGAATCTGGATCCTAAAGTTATGTCATGTCAGAATCGAGAAGCTGATACATCTAGTGTTGATGTGACCGGAGCAGACACTGAGGTCTCATTAGCCATAGTTGGAAACGAACAAGAATCTTTAGATTTTGATGGATTTGGAGATATGTTCAATGAACCTGAGGAGTCTTCGGGTGCTAAGTCCTTGGACAATCCTGGTTCTGTGGCTAAAAATGGAGTAAATGGAAATAATACTAGTGAGTCTGATGCGGATGAGGTTGATAATGCTGATGCTCCAGTGACTGTCGAGAGCTGTTTGGCTTTCTTCACAAAGCCGGAATTTCTTTCCAAGGACGAGCATGCTTGGCAATGTGATAATTGTTCAAGAATCTTGCGAGAACAAAGAGCAAAATCGAGGAAACTTAAAAATCCTAAATCTGATGCTGTGCCCAACAGTTGTGAGGATACACATCCTAGCAGTGATGGAAAAACTTATGACACAGAGAAAAGTATGAACAGTAAGGCAGAAGTTGATCCTTCTGATGGCGGGCCGCTACCCCATAATGAGGATAGTTTGGAGAATGGGAGATGCAAGGTTGGAAACTACGTGGTAAGTGAGATAAACGGTATTGAAATCCAGTCAGAGAATGTGGAACTTCAGGCCACAAGTTCATGTCCTGGTTCGTCAGAAGGTTCAGATTTAAGTAATCGAGGTCTTGATCCACATCAAAGAGAATGTGATTCTGAAAAAGATGTGTCTATGAGAAATGAGTTGCAATCTGTGAAGTGTGAAACAGAAGTCAGTGAGCACGAGGATGTAGACTCAGAGAAATTGAAAGTGAAAAGGGATGCAACGAAGAGTATACTAATCAGCAAGGCTCCAGCTATTCTAACAATCCACCTCAAGAGGTTTAGCCAAGATGTGAGAGGGCGCTTGAGTAAATTAAACGGCCACGTGAGTTTCAAGGAGTCAATTCATCTCAAGCCTTACATGGATCCCAG GTGCAGCGAGGACAACTGCACACCCTCATACCGTCTAGTTGGGGCCGTGGAGCATCTAGGGACAATGAGGGGTGGCCACTATGTTGCGTATGTTAGAGGTAGCCCCGGTTACGGGGATGATGGCGCCTGGTATCACGTGAGTGATGCTTACGTGCGCCAGGCTTCTCTCGACGAAGTTCTGCGCTGTGAAGCTTATATTTTGTTCTATGAAAGAGCTTGA
- the LOC121774053 gene encoding latent-transforming growth factor beta-binding protein 2-like — MARAAFVVVIVILLYCQFATSDTPPYNNINPIFDPCERVGVCGRGNCVHVTNNTLGYVCECESGWRQARLQEDAFLAFLPCVFPNCTLNYTCTDNNPPRSDDYDYQGRTNISYTDPCYTANCGGGRCNITSPFTRSCLCEDGFQNLLNSTTFPCYRQCAFGNECSGLGFSTNTTVIDPFAPLSNNARLMERVAFGCIFTLLIQAASNFYF, encoded by the exons ATGGCTAGAGCTGCTTTTGTTGTAGTTATTGTGATCCTCCTATATTGCCAGTTTGCAACTTCAGACACTCCCCCTTACAACAACATCAATCCCATTTTTGACCCATGTGAAAGAGTTGGTGTGTGTGGGAGGGGAAACTGTGTGCATGTCACCAACAACACTCTTGGTTATGTCTGTGAATGCGAGTCTGGCTGGCGCCAGGCTCGCCTTCAGGAAGACGCCTTCCTCGCCTTCTTGCCTTGTGTCTTCCCTAATT GTACACTTAACTATACGTGCACGGACAACAACCCGCCTCGTTCAGACGACTATGATTATCAGGGGCGGACTAACATATCATATACAGACC CTTGCTACACGGCCAACTGTGGAGGAGGAAGATGCAACATTACATCTCCCTTCACACGTAGCTGTTTATGCGAAGATGGTTTCCAAAATTTGCTCAATTCCACTACATTCCCATGCTACAGACAAT GTGCATTTGGAAATGAATGTTCTGGTTTGGGATTCAGCACTAATACAACAGTCATAGATCCTTTTGCTCCTCTTTCTAACAACG CGAGGTTGATGGAGAGAGTTGCATTTGGTTGCATCTTCACATTGTTGATTCAAGCTGCGTCCAACTTCTACTTCTAA